A genome region from Eretmochelys imbricata isolate rEreImb1 chromosome 8, rEreImb1.hap1, whole genome shotgun sequence includes the following:
- the RPS14 gene encoding small ribosomal subunit protein uS11: MAPRKGKEKKEEQVISLGPQVAEGENVFGVCHIFASFNDTFVHVTDLSGKETICRVTGGMKVKADRDESSPYAAMLAAQDVAQRCKELGITALHIKLRATGGNRTKTPGPGAQSALRALARSGMKIGRIEDVTPIPSDSTRRKGGRRGRRL, from the exons ATGGCACCGCGTAAGGGTAAGGAGAAGAAGGAAGAGCAGGTCATCAGCTTGGGACCGCAGGTCGCCGAAGGGGAAAATGTGTTTGGCGTTTGCCATATCTTCGCTTCCTTCAATGACACTTTTGTCCATGTAACTGATCTCTCTGGCAA GGAAACCATCTGCCGAGTGACTGGTGGTATGAAGGTGAAGGCCGACAGAGACGAGTCTTCGCCCTATGCTGCTATGTTGGCAGCTCAGGATGTTGCCCAGCGGTGCAAGGAGCTGGGCATCACTGCCCTTCACATCAAGCTGCGAGCTACAGGTGGAAATAG GACCAAGACTCCTGGACCTGGTGCCCAGTCAGCCCTCAGAGCTCTAGCTCGTTCTGGAATGAAGATTGGGCGCATTG AGGATGtcacccccatcccctctgacAGCACTCGCAGAAAGGGTGGTCGCCGGGGTCGTCGTCTGTAA